The following DNA comes from Bradyrhizobium sp. SK17.
CCGGTTGCATCCGTCGGCGCGTCGAACGGCTGCATGGTGACGCGGAAATGGTCGCGGATGATCGCGGCCGGCTCGCGCTCCACCCAGGGCACCTCGACGCGCACGCCGCGCCAGGTCTTGTTGGCGCGCCACATGAAGGCCGGCAGCCAGCTGACGCCCGACTCCATCAGCACCACGGTCAATCCGGGATACTTCCCGAACACGCCCTCATAGATCAGGCTCAGCGTCTGCGCCTGGAACGCCTGCGCCTCGGCCAGATAATATTCGTAGCGGTAGGACGGCCAGCCGATCGAGCTCGGCGCGCCGCGATAGGCGCTGCCGGCGTGGATCGCGATCGGCAGCCTGTATTTCTCGGCGGCCTGGTAGATCGGCCAGTAATGACGCCGCCCGAGCAGCGTCTCGTTCTGCGACGGCACCAGCACCGAGACGAACCGATGATCGCCGGCGCGGCGCTCGATCTCCTCGACCGCGAGATCCGGTGCCTGGATCGGCACCACGATCGAGGCGCGCAGCCGCTTGTCCTTGGCGAGCCATTCGGCCGCGATCCAGTCGTTGATCGCGCGGCAGAAGTCCGCCGCCATGTAGGAATCGAACACCGCCTGCGCGCCATAGACGACATTGCAGATCGCGTGGCTGGCGCCAAGCTGGTCGAACGCGCCGCGCTGCACCATGGCAAGATCGCTGCCCGGCTTGCTGCCGTCCGCCGGCCGCCAGTCGGCGCGGCCAGACAGCGGCATCGACGGCGGGTAGGAATTGAGGTCGAGCCCGTCGATGGCGCGGCTGACCACCTGTTCCTTCCAGTGATCGCTCAAATAGGGCAGCAGCGTGGTGCGCGTTCCTCCCACCGCGGGATGGATATCGCAGTCGATGCGCGTGGCCGCCATAGCGCTCCTCGATTTCAGTTCCTCGA
Coding sequences within:
- a CDS encoding amidohydrolase family protein → MAATRIDCDIHPAVGGTRTTLLPYLSDHWKEQVVSRAIDGLDLNSYPPSMPLSGRADWRPADGSKPGSDLAMVQRGAFDQLGASHAICNVVYGAQAVFDSYMAADFCRAINDWIAAEWLAKDKRLRASIVVPIQAPDLAVEEIERRAGDHRFVSVLVPSQNETLLGRRHYWPIYQAAEKYRLPIAIHAGSAYRGAPSSIGWPSYRYEYYLAEAQAFQAQTLSLIYEGVFGKYPGLTVVLMESGVSWLPAFMWRANKTWRGVRVEVPWVEREPAAIIRDHFRVTMQPFDAPTDATGVADIIDQIGSDKMFLFASDYPHWQFDGDDPIPPHLPDDLVKRMSEDNPLETFPRLKLNS